The window tggatttgctaagaaagtccttggaatcttctaggcttgtacagaattctagagaaagcccttatcttgtaaatattaaggacttgtgtaacaattaatatttacacagtagactctaggagactagtatataaaggggagcattcatttgtaattcaccagGCAAAccattcaagttctctctaatacaaagcttcctttaacaattctcttgtgttctttctaccattctcttagcgatcttgagtgtagtaaggctgacttggcatagcaagaacgtgagcaactTGTGCAAGTCGTGAGCGAGTTATCACGTGTCACaggtgtacttagttaacaactaaggacatGACATTTGTCTCTACTGTAATTTTCAGAGTAGTCAAAGTAATGGCTGCCTCTATCTCAACTGTTGCAGCAGCTAACAAACTACCGTTATTTGGATGgattataataaaaaaatatggtAAAATATAAAAGTAGGGCataattagaaagaaaaatataaaactatcTCAACATATCAAATCGATTGTTTCATAAAACGGGCTTTTTCGTTGTAACAATGAATTTAACAATAGGATACAATCAAATTTTGTATAACATTCAAAACAAGAATTGTATTTAAGCTAACAATATAGTAATACAATGCAACAACTATCCAAACAAACTGTTAGAAGCAAACACGAAAAGAAAAGAGCAATTTATGCAAAATACCCTTTGAGCTTAAAATAATTATCTTTCTCTACCATATAAAAACTAATTACGATATACCTATCCTGTTAAAATTAATTATCTAACCTAGCTTAGCTTGATTTGGCTTGGTTCGACTTGGCTTGGCTTGGTTGGCGCGGCTCGACTTGGTTTGTCTCGGCTCGGCTCGACTTGGTTTGTCTCGGCTCGGCTTGGTTTGGCTTTGCTAAAAAAGGGTAGGGGGAAAACTTTACGGGTAGGATGGATAAATAGTTTGTGGTGGGTGGGTTTGCAATCCCCTAAATTTTTCTCGCCGATTCCTAGACTCAATGCTGAAGGAGGACAATTCCAATTGCAGTGCCATATTAGTCTTAACAAAAGTGTATAATAGAGAGATTCATTTATCTCTCTACTAATCTTCTCAAACATTGCACCGACAGGAGTAGGACGTGTGAATTTGGAAAAAGAAGgtagaaatattttttgtttttctaaaacaTCAAATACTTTGAAACAAATTCAACTTGTCAAAACGAAGTTtgtaaaaggaaaaaagaagttcTAAACAGCAATATATTAGAAAGCAGTAACACAGTGATATAGATGTTGGAGTTGCGGAAATTTCTGTAAATGTATCATTAATCATACCTGATAATGAGATTAACGGCCAGGTGAAAAAATAAATAACTGATATTTCTGCTATTCAGTTGATGAATAATTCTAGACCACTGGATGTATGCCTAccccaaaaaagaagaaaaaaattggtTAAACACCGAGCGCGAATAAGTTCTTTTTTGAGAAAAGATATTACAAACGAACTAGGTGTTTAGAAAATGAAGCAACGTCAAGAACATATGCTTTAAGAGATGGGCCCGATGCAAATATTCTAATATCAGTATTCACACATGTACAATATCTACCAGCTAACAATTGGTCTTCTAGAGACGAAAAAGCAACCATAGGGACAAAACCTTATTAGCAGTTGTTGCCAATTGTGAAAGCTACAACACAAGAATCTACTACCATTTACATATCAAATTCCTAACCAGTAGCAAACTACTTCCTAACGGTaaaacaaacaagaatgtgggaaacttaaaaaaaatattgctCCTGAAAGAAAACAACTCTATGAATATTGAACCCCATAGCAAACCAGCATGAATCAATGAGTCAAAACTTTTACATCATGACTTCCCCCTTCCCGTGGCTCCTTCACGCTGGCTGCGGAAATGACTGAGAAGTTGTTGTGCCTGCTCCACCATAAGGAGAAAAAAATACAAACGTTATCACCCTGAAGCTGCGATAACTAACattgaaaaataaaaggataaagaaaaagaaaaagaaaaagaaaaaaatgtgtcATGGCGTTTCAGGGCACACACACTGTGGGTGTATATTCAATGTGGTTAAAAGCAGCTTGAAGTTTGTCAAGAGCGCAAGCGCTGATACATACCAGATCATACAAACCCTCCCATAAGAAGAGCAGAATCTATTCCTAAGTAAAACGTTTTCTAGTTATTGGACAAATAAGAACACTCTTCAAAGAAGACGAGCTACGTACCTTCTCCTTTGCTCTTGGGGAGCCCGACTGAGACAATGCAACAAGAGGTGGGACAGCACCTTCTTGCAACACTAATCGACAATACTTTGGACTGTTGAGACACAGTTGCAGCAGTATTGAGGCAGCATTTTCCTTTCCCCTCTGAGATCCAGTTTCAACAATCTCGACTAGTGATGGTATACCCCCTTCTCGGGCAATAGCTAAGGAGCCCTCTGCAATAGTAGACAAATTTGCAAGAAGAGCAACAGCCTTATCGACCAATTCATTTGAAGGGTCCAACAACCTAATGAGATGCTTCACAGCTCCAGCCTGAACAATGCGAGCCTTATTTTCATGAAATATTGACAGGTTAAATAATGCTGTAGCAGCATCTTTCTTCCCTCTGATGGTACCCGAACCAAGAAGATCAACCAACGCTTTAACTGCTCCAGATCGCCCAATCTTTTTCCTGTACTCTTCCAAAAGAGACAGACTAAAAAGAGCTGCCGCAGCATTCTCTTTTGCTCCAGCATTTCCTGTTCTCAGGACATGGATAAGGGGTTCAAGCGCCCCTTGTTCTGCAATAATGGCCTTGATGTCTTCATTTATTGATAAGTTTAGTAGTGCTGTGACAGCATGCTCTTGAGTTAACTTCACATCAGAGTGTAGCAAAGAGATGAGTGGAGCAATAGCCCCACATCGGCCTATAATAGCTCGGTTTTCCATGTTGTGCTTTGCAAGAAACCGCAATTCTGCTGCAGCCGTCGTTTGCACCTCAGTTGATTGACTATCCAAGTCTCTAATAAGCTTTTCAACATGGGAACTCGTGGTCAGATCATCAGGCATTGATTTTGTTGGTAAGGAAAGCTGTCTAGCGTGGTTGTGGAGTCCATTCACAGCCATTCCACCCATTGTTTTGGAGCTGTGATATTGCCTTGCAGATAAATTAGGAGAATTCCCAACACTCTTGTTACACGGAGAAGAAACGCGGTAATCACATTGTACCTCTCCAGATGTATCACTCACATTATCATGTTTGCTTGATATCCTGGAGACATCAGTTGACGCCGAGGGAAGATATTCAATACTGGAAACAGCACTTGATACTGATTCGCTCCTGCTGTGGCTATAGGAAACCCCTGAGGATGTGTGGCCAGATTTTTCAGCCTCCCTGATATGGCATGCACTAAATTCTTCTTCACTTAATTCAGAGGTGCAATCAATCTTCTGACTTTCAAAAGCTTGTCCACCTTGAAGAGAAAGTCTTGATGTTGAATTGCTAGTTTCTGAAGAACCTCGCATGTCGTCCATATCAGTAAGATGTCCAGATTTTGATGAGATTCCATCACGAGTGGACTCAAGATTCCCGTCGTCCAGTTTCACCTTGTTTTCTTCACACCAATTTTCTATCAGAGCCTTGACAGTGTAGTTTGGGATAAGATTTGAATGTGCGAGCACTTGGAGGGTTTTGGGGCATGTACTTAGTCCATGATCCAGCCATTTTTGAATCGAAGTCTTCTCATAAGTTTGGCCTGAAGCAATAATGACTGGATTCACCATCAGTTCCAGAGACAAAGGACACCGGAAATAAGGAGGGATCTTAATACCATCTATGGCCTTTAAGGTGTCAAGTTCAAGCATGCAATCACGAATATGAGAGAAGAGGTCAACGGAAATGGTGATCTTATCCAAATCTCCTCTTGTTTTATTATCTTTAGCCTTCATTCTCTCCTTCTCTAATGCAATACATTCATTCAACAGTTCTTCGTGAGATGTCAAATTAAGGGAGTGAATAATTTCTGTCAGGCTTTCAGAACGAAGTATCTTTCCTCCTTCAAGAGCCACGTTTATGTGTTTTGATATTTTCCCCACTTCGCAATTCTGAAGTTCCTGTATGAAGTGCTGAAGCACAGGAAATTGCAATCAGTCCAGATAATGTCAGGATCAAATAATTAACTGAGCTAGATTTAATGCAATATTAACAAGACAATGAAGGATACAACTAAAGACTCGTGATATTTAAAATGCTCCAGACCTGAATTTCAGAAAGGCTCAAAGTGGATGGTGATGATTCTACTAATTTACTTAAAATGTGAGATATCTTGAGTGCAAGGCTCTGGATTTTCAGCAATTGTGGCTCGCTCTGGAAAACCTGGAATATCAAATATCTAATAAGTTCTTAtcaaaaaaatagaaatggaaaagCTTGTGATAGGCTAGATTTGATTTTCCGTCACTTTGCTTCAATTCAATAAAACTGGACGATATAACAACTGTGGCTCAGTCCAAACAAGTCTGGTtgactatatgaatcctcactaacCATGTTTCTTCATTTAAGCTCAACTCATGTATGATAACtgaaaagaaataatttttttcaaactGGAGATTTTATGGTAGAATGATATCAGGCGCGCAGCTTGATCTAATTTCCAGATTTTACAAATGGAGGATGAAAAGTAAAAGATTTACTACATATCCGGATTTCAATAAAAAGGTCGCCCTTCTCCTCCAAGGAGGGAGACCAAAAAAAAAGCATTAGAGAACTGATAAGAACATCATTCTCATGAATCATGAGCTTAGACATGAGCATTTGACGTGGTTATTGATATTATATTTATCCCCATTTAGATCAGCTGGATAAATGCAACACATTGATCTTACTCAGCAAGGCAAGTATATAAAAAGCCTGCAGAAAGTTTGTCCAAAATGAGAGTACTAGTCTACTAGATACATATGTGCATTCCTTTTTTTGATAGGTGATACATAAATCCATTCTATTTATGTGATAACAACACTTCAGTATTTCTGCACTTTGAGATAGTAATCGGAGCTGTGCATAACATGATCTATACTGAGCAGGCCTGATTATGTAAGGTATTTAAAGACTTTATTACACGAACATTATCTAACATAAGAAAAAGTTGGTCTGACATAATCAAAGCAAataaaatagcataatacttatcaACAGCACAATAAAACACCAACTCTCACTATAAGACAGTTGAGGACACCATGTACAGGCAACCAAGAGTTTTATTCTTCTTAGAGAGGAAGACTATTTCCTCAGAATTATCCACAACGACTAGTCTCAAACAGAGAAAGCAAACTAACACGAAAGGTAAAGGAAATGACAACGGCACTCAGGTCCTAACCACAATAAGAGGTAGCTTCATGTGCTGGCAAGTAATCAATGTAACATTGACAGCACAGAATTTAATCATGGATGATGAATCCTTTTAGAATGAATTATGTTTGAACAAAATAAATGCAACAGAAATTACAAAGTGCGAACTCCTTGGAAGCTGAAACATGAAAGCGTATACTTAATTAGGGAACAACAGTCAGATCAATTAACTCTGCCATGCAACCTACAGAAGATCCTAAATGTTGCATtcagttttccttcattttgtgAGGATATGTCTACAACAGAGAAGGAAATTAAAAATGGCCGTTACCCAGAGAATCTTGC is drawn from Nicotiana tabacum cultivar K326 chromosome 22, ASM71507v2, whole genome shotgun sequence and contains these coding sequences:
- the LOC107790889 gene encoding U-box domain-containing protein 3-like — encoded protein: MELTSVRCLINSISRFIHLVTCLTSKTMPGQKSYKNIAILLKLLKPVLDDIAQQKAPSDETISRQCEELDIAINEARELLEEWSPKKSKILWVFQSEPQLLKIQSLALKISHILSKLVESSPSTLSLSEIQHFIQELQNCEVGKISKHINVALEGGKILRSESLTEIIHSLNLTSHEELLNECIALEKERMKAKDNKTRGDLDKITISVDLFSHIRDCMLELDTLKAIDGIKIPPYFRCPLSLELMVNPVIIASGQTYEKTSIQKWLDHGLSTCPKTLQVLAHSNLIPNYTVKALIENWCEENKVKLDDGNLESTRDGISSKSGHLTDMDDMRGSSETSNSTSRLSLQGGQAFESQKIDCTSELSEEEFSACHIREAEKSGHTSSGVSYSHSRSESVSSAVSSIEYLPSASTDVSRISSKHDNVSDTSGEVQCDYRVSSPCNKSVGNSPNLSARQYHSSKTMGGMAVNGLHNHARQLSLPTKSMPDDLTTSSHVEKLIRDLDSQSTEVQTTAAAELRFLAKHNMENRAIIGRCGAIAPLISLLHSDVKLTQEHAVTALLNLSINEDIKAIIAEQGALEPLIHVLRTGNAGAKENAAAALFSLSLLEEYRKKIGRSGAVKALVDLLGSGTIRGKKDAATALFNLSIFHENKARIVQAGAVKHLIRLLDPSNELVDKAVALLANLSTIAEGSLAIAREGGIPSLVEIVETGSQRGKENAASILLQLCLNSPKYCRLVLQEGAVPPLVALSQSGSPRAKEKAQQLLSHFRSQREGATGRGKS